In Emys orbicularis isolate rEmyOrb1 chromosome 16, rEmyOrb1.hap1, whole genome shotgun sequence, a genomic segment contains:
- the XBP1 gene encoding X-box-binding protein 1 — protein sequence MVALHGSAAPRLLLIPGQAAEPLGAAASRPLSVVLPAGGPRSPSPEPQQPARKRQRLTHLSPEEKALRRKLKNRVAAQSARDRKKARMSELEQQVLELEQENQNLLLENQLLREKTHGLAVQNQELRCRLGLDALETEEEEREPKVVMESQVDEIRMVTGSAESAALRLCVPLQQVQAQQSPLLTISTWILMALTLQTLSLICYWAFWTAWTQTCSSGMVIQSHRAWKSLRKKSVEKNQIPYQPPPLPLWGPHQPSWKPLMN from the exons ATGGTGGCGCTGCACGGTTCCGCGGCCCCGCGGctgctcctcatccccggccaAGCAGCCGAGCCCCTGGGCGCCGCAGCCAGCCGGCCCCTCTCCGTGGTGCTCCCGGCCGGGGGCCCGCgctcccccagcccggagccccagcAGCCTGCCCGCAAGCGGCAGCGACTCACCCACCTGAGTCCGGAGGAGAAGGCGCTGCGCAG GAAGCTGAAGAACCGCGTGGCGGCGCAGAGCGCCCGGGACAGGAAGAAGGCGCGGATGAGCGAGCTGGAGCAGCAGGTGTTGGAGCTGGAGCAGGAG AACCAGAATCTGCTGCTAGAAAACCAGCTCCTGCGGGAGAAGACCCATGGCCTCGCAGTGCAGAACCAGGAGCTGCGCTGTCGGCTGGGGCTAGATGCGCTGGAgacggaggaggaggagagggagcctAAG GTGGTGATGGAATCACAGGTGGATGAAATCAGGATGGTGACCGGGTCCGCTGAGTCCGCAGCACTCAGACTATGTGTTCCTCTGCAGCAGGTGCAGGCCCAGCAGTCACCCCTCCTGACAATCTCCACATGGATTCTGATGGCATTGACTCTTCAGACTCTGAG TCTGATCTGCTATTGGGCATTCTGGACAGCCTGGACCCAGACATGTTCCTCCGGTATGGTAATTCAGAGTCATCGTGCTTGGAAGAGCTTGAGGAAGAAATCTGTGGAAAAGAATCAGATTCCTTACcagcctcccccactccctctgtgGGGTCCTCATCAGCCAAGTTGGAAGCCATTAATGAACTGA